In Nostoc sp. CENA543, a single genomic region encodes these proteins:
- a CDS encoding peroxiredoxin, whose protein sequence is MSIKVGDAAPDFTLPNQNGSTVSLSDFRGKKSVVLYFYPKDETPGCTAESCAFRDQYEVFQGIGAEVIGVSGDSSESHQRFAAKYNLPFTLLSDKGDKVRKLYGATAAFGLFPGRVTYVIDQQGTVQYVFDSMLNFKGHVDEALKTLQQLAAK, encoded by the coding sequence ATGTCTATTAAAGTCGGAGACGCTGCCCCAGATTTTACTCTACCGAATCAAAATGGCTCAACAGTTAGTCTGAGCGATTTTCGGGGTAAAAAATCCGTGGTGTTGTACTTTTACCCCAAAGATGAAACACCAGGATGTACAGCAGAATCCTGCGCGTTCCGTGACCAATATGAGGTTTTTCAAGGTATCGGTGCTGAGGTAATCGGTGTGAGTGGCGATTCTAGCGAATCTCATCAGCGATTTGCGGCTAAATATAATCTCCCTTTTACACTCTTAAGCGATAAAGGCGACAAAGTACGCAAGCTATACGGTGCGACTGCGGCTTTTGGCTTGTTCCCTGGTCGGGTAACTTACGTCATCGACCAGCAAGGAACTGTACAGTATGTATTTGACTCCATGTTGAATTTTAAAGGTCACGTTGACGAAGCGTTGAAAACACTGCAACAGCTTGCAGCAAAGTGA
- the dndD gene encoding DNA sulfur modification protein DndD produces the protein MIFLELVLQNFGPYSGRQVINLDTRSEENYRPIILLGGMNGGGKTTLMDAIRLALYGQRAQCSTRGNLSYSDFLTQCVNSKATPTDKTRIELLFEHIEDDKPVKYRIVRTWDKNPKDGKDTLGILGDDDTWPVDSLVNIWDDYIENLLPLGISNLFLFDGEQVKELAEQETPPPIVVEAIRGLLGLELADRLAVDLEILVNRKRKEIADTKDLANLEEIEAKLTQYQEDYQGIQAELATLNDLIAELETKQREALDKFMSEGGKIASDRSHLEQQQKDKTSTAENLRQSMCELAADVLPLALIPNLLNQVQAQGAKEFRYQQIQLAKDVLIERDKRLINWLSQLTIDLEQVEKIQYFLKEDTENLYTSNSPSEAPWLLADEESLSQLDNVSYHLQNAQKLAQQQLANLKAVEEEIITLERQVQTAAEPEAYQKLRDAVEDAQKQVIQSKAKAEITQRKLTELEDVIEQTKKELKEYTDTNIDRKNREHIIASVGKVQATLKLFREKLTLRKLNKLEEEVKHCFLYLLHKSDLVRTITIDTKTFSLSLYDFKGKPVPKHRLSAGEKQLLAIAFLWGLAKVSGFRLPVAIDTPLGRLDSSHRNNLVEKYFPSASHQVILLSTDTEIGKKEVETLRKNEAIAREYLLKYDSSTRETTVLEDRYFW, from the coding sequence ATGATATTCCTAGAACTGGTATTACAAAACTTTGGGCCTTACTCTGGTAGACAAGTGATTAACCTTGATACTAGAAGTGAAGAAAACTACCGTCCAATTATTTTGTTAGGTGGCATGAATGGTGGGGGTAAAACCACTCTCATGGATGCTATTCGCTTGGCTTTGTATGGACAACGCGCCCAATGTTCTACGCGTGGTAATTTGAGTTATAGCGATTTTTTGACTCAATGCGTTAATAGTAAAGCCACACCTACAGATAAAACCCGTATTGAATTACTATTTGAACATATTGAAGATGATAAGCCAGTTAAATATCGGATTGTCAGGACTTGGGATAAAAATCCTAAAGATGGTAAGGATACGTTAGGAATTTTAGGGGATGATGATACCTGGCCTGTTGATTCTCTGGTAAATATTTGGGATGATTATATAGAAAATTTACTCCCGTTAGGTATTTCTAATTTATTTTTGTTTGATGGGGAACAAGTTAAAGAACTTGCAGAACAGGAAACACCACCGCCAATTGTAGTCGAAGCTATTCGGGGACTTCTGGGTTTAGAATTGGCTGATAGGTTAGCTGTAGATTTAGAAATTTTAGTTAACCGTAAACGCAAGGAAATCGCTGATACTAAGGATTTAGCTAATTTAGAAGAGATTGAAGCTAAATTAACGCAATATCAGGAAGATTATCAAGGAATACAAGCAGAATTAGCAACGCTGAATGATTTAATTGCAGAACTAGAAACTAAACAGCGAGAAGCTTTAGATAAGTTCATGTCTGAGGGTGGGAAAATTGCGAGCGATCGCAGTCATTTAGAACAACAGCAAAAAGATAAAACATCGACAGCAGAAAACCTCAGACAGTCTATGTGTGAATTAGCTGCTGATGTTTTACCTTTAGCACTCATCCCCAATTTACTTAACCAAGTCCAAGCACAGGGAGCAAAGGAATTTCGCTATCAACAAATCCAATTAGCTAAGGATGTTTTAATTGAGCGAGATAAACGTTTAATTAATTGGCTAAGTCAACTAACTATTGATTTAGAACAAGTAGAGAAAATTCAATATTTCCTGAAGGAAGATACGGAAAATTTATATACAAGTAACTCCCCATCAGAAGCACCTTGGTTATTAGCTGATGAAGAAAGTTTGAGTCAATTAGATAATGTCAGTTATCATCTACAAAATGCTCAAAAATTAGCTCAACAGCAGTTAGCTAATTTAAAAGCGGTAGAAGAAGAAATTATTACTTTAGAAAGACAAGTACAAACAGCCGCAGAACCAGAAGCATATCAAAAACTTAGGGATGCGGTGGAAGATGCACAAAAGCAGGTGATTCAATCTAAGGCGAAAGCTGAAATTACCCAACGTAAATTAACAGAATTAGAGGATGTAATTGAGCAGACAAAGAAAGAGTTAAAGGAATATACCGATACAAATATTGATAGAAAAAATCGAGAACATATCATTGCATCCGTTGGGAAGGTGCAAGCAACCCTCAAGCTATTTCGTGAAAAACTAACTTTGAGAAAACTGAATAAATTAGAGGAAGAAGTGAAGCATTGTTTCCTCTATTTACTACATAAATCTGATTTAGTCCGTACCATTACCATTGATACTAAAACCTTTAGCCTATCTCTATATGATTTCAAAGGTAAACCAGTCCCGAAACATCGCCTGTCTGCGGGGGAAAAACAACTACTCGCGATCGCTTTTCTCTGGGGACTTGCCAAAGTCTCAGGCTTTCGTCTACCAGTAGCAATCGACACACCCCTTGGTAGACTCGACTCTTCACACCGTAACAACCTAGTGGAAAAATACTTTCCCTCAGCTAGTCATCAAGTTATTTTGCTTTCCACGGATACAGAAATTGGTAAAAAAGAAGTCGAGACACTACGCAAAAATGAAGCGATCGCCCGTGAATATCTCCTCAAATACGACTCTTCCACCCGCGAAACCACGGTTCTGGAAGACCGATACTTTTGGTAG
- a CDS encoding integrase: protein MPANTFNPRNSEWEGIPIEQWDASKWKLWKPKHSSADEQAKLEREYLRIKYAIQQANTALHLDRVKIKLKLTSPKTIGLQGTFPCKPGDFGKQGSPNKQYTISCGFTANDAGVKMAVLKARELDLLLITKQFQWTPELLGKQAQRIEPVNQGTSTKLIAELIQEYEREFWKTHEQNRRGIKTWESHYLRHLKKLPPDVPLSTQALEEALEKTRPNTSSRFFLVWQLKKFCDFCGFDESKTIYAYATAKPQPTIRKIPSDDEIIQGYLQMGMPLSVYTSKDNLTQPEQWQWAYGMLATYGLRPHELFAVDLEAFINPNNTFNLVNLNPSLTEGTKTGERSCGIPPLHPQWVELFQLKNIRLPFNEGKLSNRTAKLYVRFRNSNLNFRPYDLRHAYAIRGHRLRVPIKTMADYMGHSVQEHTKTYQRWMNEDTNLEIYKEVVIHRQGTSKEALKERISELEAEILALKAENATLKQLLIKHQIGEMLS, encoded by the coding sequence ATGCCTGCAAATACTTTTAACCCCCGCAATTCTGAATGGGAAGGTATACCGATTGAACAATGGGATGCTTCTAAATGGAAGCTATGGAAACCTAAACATTCAAGTGCTGATGAACAAGCGAAGTTAGAACGCGAATATCTCCGTATTAAATACGCCATTCAACAAGCTAACACAGCTTTACACTTAGATAGAGTCAAGATTAAATTAAAACTCACCAGTCCCAAAACTATCGGCTTACAGGGTACTTTCCCTTGTAAACCTGGAGACTTTGGGAAACAAGGTAGTCCTAATAAACAATACACAATCTCTTGTGGCTTTACTGCTAACGATGCAGGGGTAAAGATGGCAGTATTAAAAGCTAGAGAATTAGATTTATTATTAATTACTAAACAATTTCAATGGACTCCAGAGTTACTAGGTAAGCAAGCGCAGAGAATAGAACCTGTAAATCAGGGTACATCAACAAAACTGATTGCAGAGTTAATCCAAGAATATGAGCGAGAATTCTGGAAGACTCACGAACAGAATAGGCGGGGTATTAAAACTTGGGAAAGTCATTATCTCCGACATCTAAAAAAACTCCCTCCAGATGTCCCACTATCGACACAAGCCTTAGAAGAAGCTTTAGAAAAAACTCGTCCCAATACATCATCACGGTTTTTTTTAGTATGGCAACTCAAAAAATTCTGTGATTTTTGTGGTTTTGACGAATCCAAAACTATTTATGCCTATGCTACGGCTAAACCCCAGCCAACTATCCGCAAAATTCCTTCAGATGATGAAATCATTCAAGGCTATTTACAAATGGGTATGCCGTTATCAGTATACACAAGTAAAGATAACCTGACACAGCCAGAACAATGGCAATGGGCTTATGGAATGTTAGCAACTTATGGCTTAAGACCTCATGAACTGTTTGCGGTAGATTTAGAGGCATTTATCAACCCCAATAATACATTTAATTTAGTGAATTTGAACCCCAGTTTAACGGAAGGAACGAAAACAGGTGAGCGTAGTTGTGGGATTCCTCCCTTACATCCTCAGTGGGTAGAGTTGTTTCAATTAAAGAATATCAGATTACCTTTTAATGAAGGTAAGTTGAGTAATCGAACTGCAAAACTTTACGTCCGATTTAGGAACAGTAATTTAAATTTTAGACCCTATGATTTACGCCATGCCTATGCTATTCGTGGGCATCGTTTACGTGTGCCAATTAAAACTATGGCTGATTACATGGGACATAGTGTGCAAGAGCATACCAAGACTTACCAAAGATGGATGAATGAAGACACTAATTTAGAAATTTATAAGGAGGTAGTAATTCATAGACAAGGTACTTCTAAGGAAGCTCTGAAGGAAAGAATTAGCGAATTAGAAGCTGAAATTTTAGCTTTGAAAGCTGAAAATGCAACATTAAAACAGTTATTAATTAAACATCAAATAGGAGAAATGTTAAGTTAG
- a CDS encoding ParA family protein, with product MIITVAAFKGGVGKSTTALHLATYFQNQADTLLIDGDLNRIALDWSNRGSLPFKVADEQQGVSLARLYEHIVIDTPARPDIDELTTLAKGCDLLVIPTTPDAIALAATLQMVDLLRNLKVKYKILLNIIPPHPNKAGEEARTTLLNAGLPVFKSGIRRLAVFQRAALEGVPVNLVKDAYSQIAWRCYTAVGKEILP from the coding sequence ATGATTATTACGGTGGCGGCTTTCAAAGGTGGTGTGGGGAAGTCAACAACCGCCTTACACTTAGCTACATATTTCCAAAATCAAGCTGATACCCTTCTGATAGACGGTGATTTAAACCGTATTGCTTTAGATTGGTCAAATCGCGGTTCTTTACCATTTAAGGTGGCTGATGAGCAGCAGGGGGTAAGTTTAGCTAGGCTTTATGAGCATATAGTCATTGATACCCCAGCGCGTCCAGATATAGATGAGCTAACAACCCTAGCTAAAGGATGTGATTTATTAGTCATTCCGACTACTCCAGATGCGATCGCTTTAGCTGCAACGTTACAAATGGTGGATTTGCTGAGAAATTTAAAAGTAAAGTATAAAATCTTGCTAAATATCATTCCACCACATCCCAATAAAGCTGGAGAAGAAGCCAGAACAACCCTATTAAATGCAGGCTTACCTGTGTTTAAATCTGGAATTCGACGATTAGCTGTTTTTCAACGTGCGGCTTTAGAAGGCGTGCCGGTGAATTTAGTCAAAGATGCTTACTCACAAATAGCTTGGCGGTGTTACACCGCAGTAGGGAAGGAGATTTTACCGTGA
- a CDS encoding MBL fold metallo-hydrolase, with translation MRDNLSAYSQADTEETSTELECFPYSVQHQDEGVCLLVRMGPHRILLDCGLADISSLQKNVSPSSKLPADLVLVSHAHPDHARGLLSLHQVFPSLPICASEVTSKLLPLNWLEQEKIPQFCQALPLRSPIELQKGLVVELFPAGHLPGAVAILLTYTTAQRVYKVLYTGDFFLSNSRLVEGLRLEELRGSDVNVLIVEGTYGTSRHPHRRHQENQLAERINRAIADGNSVLLPTPALGLGQELLMLLRSHHHFTGRDLDIWVDGAVARGCDAYLELLPYLPPSVQNFARHQPLFWDERVRPRVRRLQTEHRNQIGKSPCIILTDITADLSQYCRAETGHWLILLPEKIDVSVRKKYAAPTTIESYLLAQHSDGPGTTQLIHNLRPQHVVFVHGSAAYLADLTSLEELQNRYHLHSPLAGTTVELPIGDTFLQPAAPEANYQGEVTELDTVINISLPDTITGDPRWRQFADTGLIEARWQGEELVLRGLTPRELLNQNSDRYIIPDVDCCGTCRHQRGQRCWNPASPLYNFRVTLEGYCPAFEENQ, from the coding sequence ATGAGGGATAATTTGTCAGCATACTCCCAAGCTGACACTGAGGAAACTTCAACAGAATTGGAATGCTTTCCTTACAGTGTTCAGCATCAAGATGAGGGTGTATGCCTGTTGGTGCGGATGGGGCCACATCGCATCCTGCTAGACTGTGGTTTAGCGGACATTTCGTCCTTACAAAAAAATGTATCGCCATCGTCAAAGCTACCAGCAGATTTAGTTTTAGTCTCTCATGCCCACCCAGACCATGCTAGAGGGTTACTCTCACTACACCAAGTCTTTCCTAGTTTACCCATTTGTGCCAGTGAAGTAACCAGCAAGCTGCTGCCTTTAAATTGGTTAGAACAAGAAAAAATCCCCCAGTTTTGCCAAGCCTTACCATTGCGATCGCCCATTGAATTACAAAAAGGGCTAGTCGTAGAACTCTTTCCCGCCGGACATTTACCAGGGGCTGTAGCGATTCTCCTCACATACACCACAGCCCAGCGTGTGTATAAAGTCCTATACACAGGAGATTTTTTTCTATCCAACTCTCGATTAGTAGAAGGTTTACGGTTAGAAGAACTGCGGGGTTCAGATGTCAACGTGCTGATAGTGGAAGGGACTTACGGCACATCTCGCCACCCCCACCGCCGTCATCAAGAAAACCAACTCGCCGAACGCATCAATCGCGCGATCGCGGATGGTAATTCTGTGCTGTTACCCACACCCGCATTAGGTTTAGGGCAAGAACTATTAATGTTATTACGTTCCCATCACCATTTCACAGGCAGAGATTTAGATATTTGGGTAGATGGTGCTGTGGCTAGAGGATGTGATGCTTATCTGGAACTATTACCTTACTTACCACCATCAGTCCAAAACTTTGCCCGTCATCAGCCCCTATTTTGGGATGAGAGAGTCCGTCCCCGTGTGCGGCGGTTACAAACAGAACATCGAAATCAGATAGGCAAATCACCCTGCATTATTCTCACAGATATCACAGCAGACTTGAGTCAATACTGCCGCGCCGAAACAGGCCATTGGCTAATATTACTACCAGAAAAAATTGATGTCAGCGTCAGAAAAAAATATGCCGCACCCACAACCATAGAAAGCTACTTACTAGCACAGCACAGCGACGGGCCTGGCACAACCCAGTTAATTCATAATTTACGCCCCCAACACGTCGTTTTTGTACATGGTTCAGCCGCCTATTTAGCAGACTTAACCAGTTTAGAAGAATTACAAAACCGCTATCATTTGCATTCTCCCCTAGCTGGGACAACGGTAGAACTGCCCATTGGCGACACCTTCTTACAACCAGCCGCCCCAGAGGCCAATTATCAAGGTGAAGTCACCGAATTAGATACAGTCATCAACATTAGCCTACCCGATACCATTACCGGCGACCCCCGTTGGCGACAATTTGCCGATACGGGGTTAATTGAAGCCCGTTGGCAAGGAGAAGAATTAGTATTGAGGGGATTAACACCCAGAGAACTATTAAATCAAAACAGCGATCGCTATATCATCCCCGACGTTGACTGCTGCGGAACCTGCCGACACCAAAGAGGACAACGCTGCTGGAATCCCGCCTCCCCTCTATATAACTTTAGAGTCACACTAGAAGGTTATTGTCCCGCTTTTGAAGAGAATCAATAG
- a CDS encoding GerMN domain-containing protein, giving the protein MTSRYFLPLIIAAIAATTASCTNNLPEASTTPNSISSTPNQSMAQLRAKSNTVQSPNDTSKAISSKTVNVTLYTSDVQCQEFVPQKVTVPATEPLTNAVGRIIEEQDTADFSVSGYRVRVKNGVATVDLRLAPQSKRQFASLSSCEQFALFGSLRKTLTSNSQWKIQEVRFTNKGEEIVL; this is encoded by the coding sequence ATGACTTCCAGATATTTTTTACCATTAATCATCGCCGCGATCGCAGCTACCACCGCTAGCTGCACCAACAACCTCCCAGAAGCCAGCACAACACCAAATAGTATATCTAGCACCCCAAACCAAAGCATGGCTCAACTAAGAGCCAAATCCAACACTGTCCAATCTCCCAACGACACCTCAAAAGCTATCTCTAGTAAGACAGTAAATGTCACTTTATATACTAGTGATGTTCAGTGCCAGGAATTTGTCCCGCAAAAAGTCACTGTACCAGCCACAGAACCCTTAACTAATGCCGTAGGTAGAATTATAGAAGAACAAGACACGGCTGATTTTAGCGTATCTGGTTATCGTGTCAGAGTTAAAAATGGTGTTGCTACCGTTGATTTACGACTTGCACCCCAATCTAAACGTCAATTCGCCTCCCTTTCTAGCTGTGAACAATTTGCCCTTTTTGGTAGTCTCCGCAAAACACTTACTAGTAATTCTCAGTGGAAAATTCAAGAAGTTCGCTTCACCAATAAGGGCGAAGAAATTGTACTTTAG
- a CDS encoding DUF4351 domain-containing protein — protein MTRFIHDKFAKDYLEELLKEYGEIKTSEKVAGEIKEIDVFFIPNQQRNANLQILGLLGRFAQNPAIIEPFRNPASTDEICDCILKLLEIKALLRREAKANKTKLQDSEIPQLWVLTPTVSEMRLSSFGTVQKSDWLTGVHFLPDALRTAIVAIHQLPQIPETLWLRLLGRGNVQSQAIIELQALPLNHPYQRATLELVYNLRENLKVNQELEADDRELIMRLEPLYQRDREQAKQEGKQEGKQEGKQDLILRQLNRRIGEIDAAFIEQIHELSLEKLENLGEALLDFATVADLEAWFNQK, from the coding sequence ATGACGCGCTTTATACATGACAAATTCGCCAAAGACTATCTTGAAGAACTACTCAAAGAGTATGGAGAAATCAAGACATCAGAAAAAGTTGCAGGCGAAATCAAAGAAATTGATGTTTTCTTCATTCCTAATCAACAGCGAAACGCTAATTTACAAATTCTAGGTTTACTAGGAAGATTTGCTCAAAATCCTGCAATTATAGAACCCTTCCGCAATCCAGCATCTACCGATGAAATCTGTGATTGTATTCTCAAATTGTTGGAAATCAAAGCTTTACTAAGACGAGAAGCTAAAGCCAATAAAACCAAACTTCAAGACTCAGAAATTCCTCAATTGTGGGTTCTTACTCCCACAGTCTCGGAAATGAGATTATCCAGCTTTGGAACGGTACAAAAATCAGATTGGTTAACAGGAGTACATTTTCTTCCAGATGCGCTAAGAACGGCAATTGTCGCCATACATCAACTACCACAAATACCGGAAACACTATGGTTGAGGCTTTTGGGCAGGGGAAACGTGCAATCACAGGCAATTATCGAACTGCAAGCGTTACCATTAAATCATCCATACCAGAGAGCAACACTGGAACTAGTTTATAACTTGCGCGAAAATTTAAAAGTCAATCAAGAATTAGAAGCGGATGATAGGGAGTTAATTATGCGATTAGAACCACTGTATCAAAGAGATAGAGAACAAGCCAAACAAGAGGGCAAGCAGGAAGGAAAGCAAGAAGGGAAACAAGATTTAATACTACGCCAACTCAATCGCCGGATTGGTGAAATAGATGCTGCATTCATCGAGCAAATTCACGAATTATCGCTGGAAAAGCTAGAGAACTTGGGAGAAGCGTTACTAGATTTTGCTACTGTTGCTGATTTAGAAGCTTGGTTTAACCAAAAATAA
- a CDS encoding CopG family transcriptional regulator encodes MNNKKKTSRFDDLIDAARSRQQRDQPQPTSDTPTSTTKSTDPAYARTTIYLPKQLHRQLKAAAVAQERQMSDIVAELVEQWLKKAGSEDTGG; translated from the coding sequence GTGAATAATAAGAAAAAAACTAGTCGTTTTGACGATTTAATTGATGCAGCGCGCAGTCGTCAACAGCGAGATCAGCCACAGCCAACATCAGATACACCCACTTCTACCACTAAAAGCACAGATCCAGCTTATGCGCGGACAACTATCTACTTACCTAAGCAACTCCATCGCCAATTAAAAGCGGCGGCTGTGGCGCAGGAGAGACAAATGAGTGATATTGTGGCTGAACTTGTGGAACAGTGGTTAAAAAAGGCGGGAAGTGAGGATACAGGAGGGTGA
- the dndC gene encoding DNA phosphorothioation system sulfurtransferase DndC yields the protein MSTAKQQETKGQQSRTVAELVEYIQALTTEIQELYCLDAIPWVIGVSWGKDSSAVLQLVWNAIASLPPEKRTKTIHVITTDTQVENPIVAAWVRQSMQQLQSAAKDKGMPFETHLLYPAVKDTFWVNLIGKGYPAPRIRFRWCTERLKIQPANTFIRNMVRENGEVILVLGMRKAESTKRATVMEKHEEKRVRDRLSPRSSLINSLVYTPIEDWRNDEVWLYLMQWDNPWGGNNKDLFNIYRGATADNECPLVVDTSTPSCGDSRFGCWVCTMVSQDKSMEAMIQNDEQKEWMQPLLDIRNELDIKDDYDKRDFRRLWGEVQLFERNKDGKISVEPIPGPYTKYWREYWLRRLLEAQTQIRQTAPENMRDITLIALEELSEIRRIWLEQKHEFDDSLPRIYQEVTGEEFKDPRPGADHKLLGSDEWSVLEEICVSDDMHLELMAKLLDTERQFKKKSKRVGIYDSLEKCFDTSSRSPEEAIKNAHLKRDLREAVIQGDIATVKEKVKQLTLGDAVDEGKSESDKPVTWGKMKFKK from the coding sequence ATGAGTACAGCAAAACAGCAAGAAACTAAAGGTCAGCAGTCACGTACTGTAGCAGAGTTAGTGGAATATATCCAAGCTCTCACCACTGAAATTCAAGAATTGTATTGTTTAGATGCAATTCCTTGGGTCATAGGTGTATCTTGGGGTAAAGACTCTAGTGCAGTTTTACAGCTTGTTTGGAATGCGATCGCGTCTCTCCCGCCGGAAAAAAGAACTAAAACAATCCATGTAATTACTACGGATACTCAAGTAGAAAATCCTATTGTTGCTGCTTGGGTTCGTCAATCTATGCAGCAGTTACAATCTGCGGCAAAAGACAAAGGAATGCCATTTGAAACCCATCTACTTTATCCCGCAGTCAAAGACACTTTTTGGGTGAACTTAATTGGCAAAGGTTATCCAGCACCCCGTATACGCTTCCGATGGTGTACTGAAAGACTAAAAATCCAGCCTGCCAATACTTTCATCCGCAACATGGTTAGAGAAAACGGTGAGGTCATTCTTGTGTTGGGTATGCGGAAGGCTGAAAGCACTAAACGTGCTACGGTCATGGAGAAGCATGAAGAAAAAAGGGTACGCGATCGCCTCAGTCCAAGATCAAGTTTAATTAATTCCTTAGTTTATACTCCTATTGAAGATTGGCGTAATGATGAAGTTTGGCTTTATCTAATGCAGTGGGATAATCCCTGGGGAGGTAACAACAAAGACTTATTCAATATATATCGAGGTGCTACAGCAGATAATGAATGTCCTCTAGTAGTTGACACTTCTACCCCCAGTTGTGGGGACTCGCGGTTTGGCTGCTGGGTTTGCACAATGGTGAGTCAGGATAAATCAATGGAGGCTATGATTCAAAATGATGAACAAAAAGAATGGATGCAGCCTTTATTAGATATTCGTAATGAACTAGATATTAAAGATGACTACGATAAAAGAGACTTTAGAAGACTGTGGGGAGAAGTTCAATTATTTGAACGAAATAAAGATGGAAAAATCTCTGTTGAACCCATACCTGGCCCATATACAAAATATTGGCGCGAATATTGGTTAAGACGTTTATTGGAAGCACAAACTCAAATTCGGCAAACAGCACCAGAAAATATGCGCGACATAACACTTATCGCGTTGGAAGAGTTAAGTGAGATTCGTCGTATCTGGTTGGAACAAAAACATGAGTTTGATGATAGTCTACCCCGCATATATCAAGAAGTAACGGGTGAAGAATTCAAAGATCCTCGTCCTGGTGCTGATCACAAATTACTAGGTAGTGATGAATGGTCTGTGTTAGAAGAAATTTGTGTATCTGATGATATGCACTTGGAATTAATGGCGAAACTTTTAGATACAGAACGTCAGTTCAAAAAGAAAAGTAAACGTGTCGGAATCTACGATAGTTTAGAGAAATGTTTTGATACTAGTTCACGTTCTCCAGAGGAAGCTATTAAAAATGCTCATTTAAAACGAGACTTGCGAGAAGCTGTGATTCAAGGTGATATCGCCACAGTCAAGGAGAAGGTGAAGCAGTTAACTTTGGGTGATGCTGTGGATGAAGGTAAATCAGAAAGTGATAAACCTGTAACTTGGGGAAAGATGAAATTTAAAAAGTAA